The genomic interval AGGGAGCTGAAATGTGGAAGAGTTGAAGGAGGGGTATTCTGTAATGCCGGTAAGTGCTGGAAACTCTGAAAGGCCCGGCGGTGAGCGTTCAGGAGACGTACAGCCGTTCCTGTTCCATCCGGCGTGATGAGGCCTCAATAACAGGCACCCGGTCCGCCGGTATTGTTTGGGTGCGATATCGGCCGTCTTCAAGAACAACGGGCTCAACCAGACCTGCACGGACAGCCCTGATCAGGTCCCCCTCGTTTCGTACAGGTTGAAGAAACCGTGTGGCGCAGAGCCCCACACGCTCCGGAAGGTGGGCGTCGCTTCCTCCGAGCCGGGCAAATCCCAGTTCGAAAGCGAGATCCGACGCCATGGCGTTGTGATGCGGGCGGGTGCTTCCGTTCAGGGCTTCGATGCCGTGCAGGCTATGGAGCCCCCGTATTCCATTTCCCAGTCCTCTGTCGTTGTCACGGAAGGGGTGGGCGCTTACGGCACACCCTCCCTGCCGGTTGACGAGGGAAACAAGCTCATCCGCGTGCATTGCGCGATCCGGTACCTTGTCAAGGCCGAAAACGAGCAGGTCTCCCTCGAAGGTCAGGAATTCCATACCGACCAGCACCAGAAAGTCATGCCTGCGGGTCAGCTGTTCCGCAAGCCGCCGCATTCCCATGTGCTCGTGATCGGTGACGCACAACCCGTCAAGGCCTGCCGCCTTTCCGCGGAGGATTGCCTCACGGATAGGAAGGGGACTGTCGTAGGAAAATTCTTTTGAATGAACGTGGGTATCAAGAATCATAGCCCGCTCCGTTGTCTGGATGTGAAAAAACACAATGAACGGAATTATACTTATTAAATCTTAGAATGTCAAAAAGGAGAAGCGAGATGTTTCGGGAGAGAGATACATCTCTTTTCGGGCATGCTTTATGCTACGATTGACCTCATCCGGCGCAGTCCGAAAGGAGGCGAATCCCGTGCCCGAAGCGACCGTCGTCATTTCGCTCTTCAACAAGGGGCCCTATATCGGTCGGGCGCTCACATCCGTCCTGAACC from Aminivibrio pyruvatiphilus carries:
- a CDS encoding PHP domain-containing protein is translated as MILDTHVHSKEFSYDSPLPIREAILRGKAAGLDGLCVTDHEHMGMRRLAEQLTRRHDFLVLVGMEFLTFEGDLLVFGLDKVPDRAMHADELVSLVNRQGGCAVSAHPFRDNDRGLGNGIRGLHSLHGIEALNGSTRPHHNAMASDLAFELGFARLGGSDAHLPERVGLCATRFLQPVRNEGDLIRAVRAGLVEPVVLEDGRYRTQTIPADRVPVIEASSRRMEQERLYVS